taaTTTATTAATCAAATTATTCGCCTCGGCATTGTGGTAAAAGATGATAGGCagaaaatatcatgaaaaagtCAAGGTATAAATGCGTACGAGGTGGGTGGTCTTTGCTTACGTTGAGTACGTAACGGTTTTCTGGCGtaataattttcgtaattacggataattacaaaataaatttttcttcttgaaaaaaattaataatatattttaatttttaattaattaattatcaaattttttttgaataaactacaataaaattgatcacTCAATTCCACCTTAATCAGccgttacaaaaaatttgaaaaaaaatttaaataagagTTGTTCTACGACTTTACTACTTCTGTACGATGTTTCACTTTCAtttgtcatttcattcaatgattaaaatttcaacttaaaaatTCTCATGctaattcgaaatttgaatctcGATAATAATATTGAATTCATTGATCACCTCAAGaccagaaatgtcaaaaaaatgtccatttctGGACGTATTCTGATCAACCAACTAACCCGAATAGAATACAGCTAAACAGAACAGAACTAGAACCGCTAGCCGCAAATTCATACTAATCACAAGTCGTAATAGGGCAATAATCTCGTAATTATTCACACTTCGCGTATTTTAATTAATCCAATTAATAAAAGTACACAAGCAtctattcgtttattttcaatttttataatgataACTTATAAAACAgggaaaaatgaatgaaacatGAACTATTATATATCCTTAACACAGAAACCGTCCCAGCAAAATACCCGAATAAACAAATCATAATCACCCAACACTGAAAATTCTTTCATCAATACACTGATATCGGAATaatcgaatgaaaattgaaaaacataaaacgataaaaatacGCACAAAATGGGGAGAAATGACACGATAATCGCTAGTAACGATACTAATACTAAAAGGaagccaattttcaaaatcaataccGTTATAAAAGGTGCAAAAAACAAGGCAGTAAAAAAATACCAcgtaagaaatgaaatttcttttagAAAGAAAGTTccgaatgaaaatttacatgtttttaaaatcaccGTTACCGTCTAACATGAATATATTGGGATtctctttttcgaattttgttggCTCTCTTTCTCTTTCGTCTTCGCCCCATTCGCCGAGGGTTTTCATCACGTCTGGTTGCTGTTTtcgttcttcttcttctttcttacttgacagaaaaaattgaattaagaaAATTACATTAGAATCATTCGGAATCATAATTCGAGCAACTACGAATATTTTTAatccataaaatgaaattatcgaGCTACAGGATTAGGTTAGGGACGGTTAAGACACTTCAAACAGTTAGTTCACACCTAAATAAACGTCTCTCACCCAAAACTACAAAGATTGATCACTAGAAGAACCCTCAACAGGTACATCAGGATTCACTACAGAGTTCTGAGGGTTATCAGCAACAGAAGGCGTACTTTGCTCGCTACAAGAAGCCTCAACAGGAATATCAGAGCTCTGAGGGCTATCCTCGATAGAAGGTGAACTATCTAAGGAATCCTGCAgagtttcagaattttccaGCTTTTCAGCTTCGAGTCGTTGTTTTTCTTGCTgcatatgtaatttttttctttctaactCTTTTAGCAAAGCTtctcgttctttttttctctgcAATAATGCTTCTTCCTCGCTTTCAGGAGGGATATATTTGTCGGTTTGTACGCCTTTGCCGTCCCACCAACCGTAAACCCAACTCTGTtcagacttgaaaatttaaacaaaagaaCCAAAATACGAAACTTTACAATAGTTTGGAAAACTTACTTCTTTATCgtgtttggcgaatttttcaaacatattagcgtatattttcttttcttgggaacgttgttttttcaacaagtcTTTACATTGTTGTATACCACGAGTGGCGGCTGAATTCTTAGGATCGAGTTTCAGTACGGTTTCGAAGTCTTTGATAGCTGGTTCGGGTTCGGCTAGATTCATGTagctctgaaaaaaatacatgaaatcAGGAACGAGTGAAATACATATTACGAGAAAAAGATGATCAATCAGTACTATGTACCTGGCCCCGTCTGAATAACGCTTTTTCGTTATTTGGGTCGACTTCTAGAACGGAATTACATTCGTTTCTGGCGTCGAGATTTCGGTTCAGCTTTAAATAGCATAGTGCCAAATTTAGATGCATAGCTTTTTGCAGATCTTTAACGGAAACTTCTTCGGCTTCAGAGAATCCTAAACACAAtacatttgatcaaaatcgagttcgtttgaaaaattgaaaaaaaatagaaaacaatttaaaaatgatttaccAGCAGTACTATTGATGTAACTATTCATTTTATCGTATAATTTACAAGCTAATTCGTATTTTCCGTCTTTGAAGTACCGACTACCtttctctttgaaaaatgaagcttGAGCTAGTTTCTCAGGAGCGTCCAACGTCCAGAAATCTTTCAACTGCGTGAAGAaagtaattattggtaaaacGTCAATCGAATGAGAGATGATTTCAAGTTGGTActaactttttcgaaattgttcAAAGTAATAGTGTATTCTAAATCGGCATTAGGCGGAATGTTGAGCTCTGGTTTACCAGCAGAACCAAAAGCGTATCTTGACTTGATTTGAAGCTtagatttttctttaattttgaatttttctaaagcTCTTTCAACGCCATCGCAAATATTATGCTCGGAACCTAAATATAAACtcgaattaataaaattacagAACTATTATATAAATAAAAAAGGTTAAGATGTTTACCTTCTCCAATACAAAAGATAACGTCACGATCTTCAAACACCTGACCGTTACATTCTCCGGTCAAATGGATATCGACAGTTGCACCGTCGTTAGGACTAGAAAAACCTTCTCCGCTTTCGATAATTGTTCGTAAAATACCACCGTCTCTCTTCGGACTTAGAtcttcggctttccaactgatCATTTCGACTTCGAAGATTAACGTCGCATTGGGTGGAATTTTCGGTGGACTACCAGCAGCACCGTAAGCATATTGAGGTTGACAAGTTAACTTGGCGATTTCACCTTTACGCATGGTAGCGATACCGATATCCCATGCTTTGATGACATGATCTACGAAACACTGGGTGTTAGTAAATATACGTGAGAACACATACAGATGAAACACTTCTCCGGTACTATACCTTTTCCTAATTCGAATTCAAACGGTTCGCTTCTTTCACGGCTCGAGTCGAACACAGTGCCATCGGTCAATGTACCAACATAATGAACGCTAACTTTACATCCGTTGGAAGGTTTCGAAACACCTTCTCCTTCTTTCAAGACTGTTTTCAACACTCCACCATCGAGTTCAGGAGTGACATCGATGGCTTCTTCTTGGGGTTGATTCACCATCTGCAAATTCATTCCATAAGAGACATAGAATATCGTTCGTACATTCGTAGTGTAAGAAAGTGAATAGAATTAATTACCTTTGAAAGTGGAGTAACACGAGCAAGCAGACGGCCGATGAAAACGCTAGaatgaaagtaggtacttgaaaatgtATCGAGCACTGGGAACTTTCAAAAGGGAGCTATCACAAACGTTGAACGAAGTGAGTGACCGCAGATAACGATGAAGTGATAAGTAGACCAAATTTCCggcgattattttatttttaacttgtagtaaagagaagaaaattctagaaaattaaattattctgAACATCTGATCCGACCACCGGTTTCCATGTTTTTCTGAAATCTACCTTTGTTTGTGGAAAACGTTGGAAAACTCGTTGGCTTTGGgctattaaaattcaaaattcagccagCATTACagctacctacttaaaatgaataggtatttgGATGCTTCATCCAGTTTTTGAGCGAATGACaagtgaagaatttttttcaggggAAATCGTGTATTTCGTGATAAGTTGTATGTGGTGGtctgaaattttactcgtaaatCCGATGAATTATTGTGCAATagagatttttaattaatgCTTTATCATTTAAAATCGTCCTCTTGTTATTCTTCATTGTCGTATTGGTAATTCGCTAAAGTTTCCCGTTGTTCGGACTTTGATTTGTTCAAAGCTCGAGGAAATCTGTGTACGACGTcacgcaatttttttccaacaacttaaaatatttacaaattatttCACGTGATTTCAACTACAAGTTGAATACAATCGATACCGCAGGTTGTAGTTCAACTTGGTACATGTTTAAGTTCGTCTTTCGGTTTATTTGAACAAGTAAGTTGGATCGATTCATGGTCTTCTTTGTTAATTCCATACACATCTCTACTTTCGTATGTGGCTCAGTTCTTCACCGATTTTATaactttgaaattcatttatttttgcaGATTTATTGACAAGAGGTAAAATGGCAGACACAACATCTAGTCCTACAACTGGTATAGAAGCTTTGAAACGACATGCTGTCGAACATGTATTGGATATGTGCATGTGGGGCATACGAGCTGTATCCATCATACTGACGTTCGCTTACTTCATTCCCATTATCGggtaaattgaaattcattttaaatatttttcatttatttattgcaaatttcaaactttaGGATTAGAGGAGAAAGTATCCAATGAGTATACTAAAATCATTCTGCCAAGTCAGGGCCAAAATGACTTGCAACTAGTTTATTACTTGTTGACCTTGCTGCAATGTGTACTTGGAGTAAAActaaaaacaagtatttttttcacctagACGCGacgttatttaatttttttctcgattccAAAATTCGTCGATTAAACCGCTACTCATTAATTAATTCCATGTTTCTCGCATGTCAAGAAATATCTCGAATAACTCGCATATTCTTGTATCTAATACGAATTTTTCGCTTTCAGAAATCCATACAATGCCTACTACAGAGTATTATTGGCTAATGCAGCCATAAGTGCAATCCGTCTACATCAGAGATTACCTCGTCCATCAATCAGTAgagatttctttttgaaattattttccgaAGACAGCTGTCACTATTTACTTTTTTCGTTGATCTTCTTCTACGTTACACCAGTAACACGTATCCTTTTTTAcaacacattttttaatttttattataaatgcATTTAATTAGATGGTATTTTAAAGAACGATATAATTCCTTATAATATGTTTACAGTTGTACTTCTACCAGTGTTTTTATTCTGTTTAATTCATTTTGCTAGCTACTCCTTAACTCTGTTGGATGTGAGTATGATGgttaatatttcattaaaatgtatATTTCGGGTTAATTAGTGTGCGCCGGTGTAATAAAACACAGCCGGAAACCAGTTTCGGTTGATGACATTTCGTTTTAAATGCTCGTTAATGTCGGTGCatgtgggtgatttttttttcatcgtttactCGTACTctcgtaattaatttttttcgcacaatttaaattcaaaattaagtatATTTCTTTATTCGTAGAAATGTAAACATAGATAATGAATTTGTTATTAAAGTAGGGAAAGTTGATGGCAAAAATGAAGCCACTTGTTTCGAGTTCGAgtgttttgtaataatttttcaaacgtattttcattcttttaaaaaatattgttttatcgCCTTGTAGCATGTTGAGATAAAACAATACACAAACGATGATAATTCAACGATTGTTTGACTCTCATTGTTTACGAAACGATTTCCCCCTCCTTTTAAAAGCGTTTCAAAAGAATTCgggttgtattttttttttcaactctcgaAACATCGCGAATTTTATTTCCATCGCATCGAAAGTACCACATTAGCGATGCTTTCTGCGTATTGTGTCCGTTCCTATTGTAAATCGTTCAACGAAAGCGATAAATGAATACCTTATTCTTCGCAATATGGTATATGTGGTTATCGATGATCGAACCTTACCTGAATAGCGATTTGTATTCGGTTTATATTGTCTTGACGACGGTCAAGCGTAATAATGGAGTAATTTATTACACGAAACCACGACTGTATATAGCATATTTGTGCATTATACCTCGGCTATACTAAACATCGTATAAATATAAGGTTATCTCATAAATTATGCATA
This region of Planococcus citri chromosome 5, ihPlaCitr1.1, whole genome shotgun sequence genomic DNA includes:
- the LOC135849209 gene encoding FK506-binding protein 59-like isoform X2; translated protein: MVNQPQEEAIDVTPELDGGVLKTVLKEGEGVSKPSNGCKVSVHYVGTLTDGTVFDSSRERSEPFEFELGKDHVIKAWDIGIATMRKGEIAKLTCQPQYAYGAAGSPPKIPPNATLIFEVEMISWKAEDLSPKRDGGILRTIIESGEGFSSPNDGATVDIHLTGECNGQVFEDRDVIFCIGEGSEHNICDGVERALEKFKIKEKSKLQIKSRYAFGSAGKPELNIPPNADLEYTITLNNFEKLKDFWTLDAPEKLAQASFFKEKGSRYFKDGKYELACKLYDKMNSYINSTAGFSEAEEVSVKDLQKAMHLNLALCYLKLNRNLDARNECNSVLEVDPNNEKALFRRGQSYMNLAEPEPAIKDFETVLKLDPKNSAATRGIQQCKDLLKKQRSQEKKIYANMFEKFAKHDKEKEEEERKQQPDVMKTLGEWGEDEREREPTKFEKENPNIFMLDGNGDFKNM
- the LOC135849209 gene encoding FK506-binding protein 59-like isoform X3; amino-acid sequence: MVNQPQEEAIDVTPELDGGVLKTVLKEGEGVSKPSNGCKVSVHYVGTLTDGTVFDSSRERSEPFEFELGKDHVIKAWDIGIATMRKGEIAKLTCQPQYAYGAAGSPPKIPPNATLIFEVEMISWKAEDLSPKRDGGILRTIIESGEGFSSPNDGATVDIHLTGECNGQVFEDRDVIFCIGEGSEHNICDGVERALEKFKIKEKSKLQIKSRYAFGSAGKPELNIPPNADLEYTITLNNFEKLKDFWTLDAPEKLAQASFFKEKGSRYFKDGKYELACKLYDKMNSYINSTAGFSEAEEVSVKDLQKAMHLNLALCYLKLNRNLDARNECNSVLEVDPNNEKALFRRGQSYMNLAEPEPAIKDFETVLKLDPKNSAATRGIQQCKDLLKKQRSQEKKIYANMFEKFAKHDKE
- the LOC135849209 gene encoding FK506-binding protein 59-like isoform X1, with product MVNQPQEEAIDVTPELDGGVLKTVLKEGEGVSKPSNGCKVSVHYVGTLTDGTVFDSSRERSEPFEFELGKDHVIKAWDIGIATMRKGEIAKLTCQPQYAYGAAGSPPKIPPNATLIFEVEMISWKAEDLSPKRDGGILRTIIESGEGFSSPNDGATVDIHLTGECNGQVFEDRDVIFCIGEGSEHNICDGVERALEKFKIKEKSKLQIKSRYAFGSAGKPELNIPPNADLEYTITLNNFEKLKDFWTLDAPEKLAQASFFKEKGSRYFKDGKYELACKLYDKMNSYINSTAGFSEAEEVSVKDLQKAMHLNLALCYLKLNRNLDARNECNSVLEVDPNNEKALFRRGQSYMNLAEPEPAIKDFETVLKLDPKNSAATRGIQQCKDLLKKQRSQEKKIYANMFEKFAKHDKESWVYGWWDGKGVQTDKYIPPESEEEALLQRKKEREALLKELERKKLHMQQEKQRLEAEKLENSETLQDSLDSSPSIEDSPQSSDIPVEASCSEQSTPSVADNPQNSVVNPDVPVEGSSSDQSL
- the Kr-h2 gene encoding Krueppel homolog 2 — its product is MADTTSSPTTGIEALKRHAVEHVLDMCMWGIRAVSIILTFAYFIPIIGNPYNAYYRVLLANAAISAIRLHQRLPRPSISRDFFLKLFSEDSCHYLLFSLIFFYVTPVTLVLLPVFLFCLIHFASYSLTLLDILGQNSWWGARLLISLVELQAGNILRLISFTEIFLMPLVVMLLFLGRAGLFTPLVYFHFITLRYSSRRNPHSRIMFRELRHAFESFVNKPSVPGIVRNIVLSVISIICRLAPQEVAAEGARAQ